The following proteins come from a genomic window of Aspergillus luchuensis IFO 4308 DNA, chromosome 3, nearly complete sequence:
- a CDS encoding putative proline-rich, actin-associated protein Vrp1 (COG:S;~EggNog:ENOG410PQTF;~InterPro:IPR003124;~PFAM:PF02205;~go_function: GO:0003779 - actin binding [Evidence IEA]) translates to MPPPPPPPPPPGGMGGPPPPPPPAGNLPSRPSGSEAKGRGALLSDIHKGARLKKTVTNDRSAPMVGGGGAKSSGPAIPSAPPVPGMAKPPTGLAPPVPPAQAANRLRSNSDTGSGGDAVAGAPAAPQLGGLFAGGMPKLRSRGGVDTGANRDSPYRSDTDGSRSAPPPPAMSAPKPPGARPPPRPPATESPPTPPVNPLVANLRKPPPRPASRPSSTVSTASSRSAPDAPPRAPPPLPGSAKGPPPPPVSTRKPSAPAPPPPPPPSASPAAPPPPPPAAAPRPPPAPARSTPPPPPPPGASAPQPPNGTAAASIAVQAARNALGHAPPPPPPPPAALAPSAPPPPPPSAPPSEPPSRPSPLPSSIAPPPPHQPDRSTLDPSAYTLSNGGPSPGASPHSPGGHGIMRVDDHRFKFQSEGLLPKPRPFVGGTRRYRAGRGSSVPLDLSALIG, encoded by the exons ATGCccccccctccgccgccgccgccgccgcccggagggatgggaggtcctcccccacctcctccccccgcGGGGAATCTTCCCAGCAGACCCTCTGGTTCAGAAGCTAAGGGCCGG GGCGCACTGCTTTCCGATATCCACAAAGGCGCAAGGCTGAAGAAGACCGTGACCAACGACAGGTCGGCGCCCAtggtcggtggtggaggagcaaAGTCTTCCGGTCCTGCAATTCCAAGCGCTCCGCCAGTTCCGGGCATGGCGAAGCCTCCGACAGGGCTTGCACCACCCGTCCCCCCGGCACAGGCAGCGAACAGGCTACGAAGCAACAGCGATACTGGTTCAGGGGGTGATGCAGTGGCGGGTGCCCCGGCGGCGCCTCAACTTGGAGGCCTCTTCGCTGGAGGCATGCCTAAGTTGCGCAGTCGGGGAGGTGTTGACACTGGAGCTAATCGGGACTCGCCATATCGATCAGATACGGATGGTTCGCGGAGCGCTCCCCCGCCCCCTGCTATGTCCGCCCCCAAACCACCAGGTGCTCGACCTCCACCGCGCCCTCCTGCAACAGAGTCGCCTCCTACTCCTCCAGTGAACCCGTTGGTTGCAAATCTCCGGAAACCGCCCCCGCGACCGGCTTCCAGGCCGTCATCGACAGTTTCGACTGCGTCCAGCAGATCCGCCCCTGACGCTCCCCCGCGCGCACCGCCACCATTGCCCGGCTCCGCCAAAggcccgccgccgcctccagtATCTACAAGAAAACCctctgctcctgctcctcctccacccccgcctcCCTCAGCTAGTCCAGCGgcacctccgccaccacctccggcGGCTGCTCCCAGACCTCCCCCGGCGCCGGCACGCTctacccctcctccccctcctcctcccggCGCGTCCGCTCCACAGCCGCCGAACGGCACAGCTGCTGCGTCTATCGCCGTACAAGCTGCCAGAAATGCTCTCGGACAtgcgccaccaccacctcctcccccaccagCGGCTTTGGCCCCATCAGCcccccctccgcctcctcccagTGCCCCTCCCAGCGAGCCACCGTCGCGGCCATCACCTCTGCCGTCTAGCAtagcacctcctccacctcatcaaccAGACCGTTCTACCCTGGACCCGAGCGCCTATACCCTCAGCAACGGCGGGCCGTCACCGGGAGCAAGCCCTCACAGTCCAGGCGGACATGGCATCATGCGGGTGGACGATCATCGGTTCAAGTTCCAGAGCGAAGGCTTATTGCCCAAGCCTCGACCATTTGTGGGAGGCACCAGGCGGTATCGGGCTGGACGAGGCAGCAGTGTGCCATTGGATCTGAGCGCATTGATTGGGTAA
- a CDS encoding uncharacterized protein (COG:S;~EggNog:ENOG410PJG9), whose translation MWLYRGVQSAVFYYATCTPCANTLDRHKRKKEAVRSQREKDRIDATVTDQPRPLAQPTAFSTNPGWAEEIALGPGPPARRGGHRNAHRRTDSWNTGISADSTQDVSRGGNSANKKDKSSLKHPLGDRWSRMRNQREDEPLWGQDVEVKGSSVGLSGRGKADAGSSSKYYIARVPPVNDLHPPIVSGPKSRAETRWMLQPPPSARVMAGKERSGDTVRNNDPSGQRVDGDRNVNKPVTPAQQLPPIATQPAEKKNAHKPSPLRMAPDGWYDPRAVEDDSEGDDEFSPPSSPRMMFGRDQANFVISPSFRSRSDSCSTLSSPGDTEVESPRVSLHQPGTPTSRPVSKATQDSGKHFPPTISQALSTLQRDNNKVQLLHLEINDSPDDIGLGHLERLRPWRWSMDI comes from the coding sequence ATGTGGCTCTACCGTGGCGTCCAGTCCGCTGTATTCTACTACGCCACCTGCACCCCCTGTGCCAACACCCTAGACCGCCACAAGCGCAAAAAGGAAGCTGTTCGATCGCAACGTGAAAAGGATAGGATAGATGCTACCGTCACCGACCAACCGAGGCCTTTAGCACAACCCACCGCCTTTAGTACCAACCCAGGATGGGCCGAGGAAATCGCTCTCGGTCCTGGTCCTCCCGCTAGACGAGGTGGTCACCGCAACGCCCATCGCCGGACCGACTCTTGGAATACCGGCATATCAGCAGACTCCACACAGGATGTGAGCCGCGGGGGCAATTCGGCGAACAAGAAGGATAAGAGCAGTTTGAAGCATCCGTTGGGCGATCGATGGAGCCGCATGCGAAATCAGCGCGAGGACGAACCGTTATGGGGTCAGGATGTGGAGGTCAAGGGTTCCTCCGTCGGACTTTCAGGTCGCGGTAAAGCAGATGCTGGTTCCTCCAGCAAATACTACATTGCTCGTGTACCCCCAGTCAACGaccttcatcctcccatcGTTAGTGGACCCAAGAGCCGCGCCGAAACACGATGGATGCTACAACCCCCGCCCAGTGCTCGAGTGATGGCTGGCAAAGAGCGTTCTGGCGATACTGTCCGCAACAATGACCCTAGTGGACAACGCGTAGACGGTGACCGAAATGTCAACAAGCCCGTCACTCCTGCCCAGCAGCTCCCTCCCATAGCCACCCAACCTGccgaaaagaagaatgcccATAAGCCTTCCCCGCTTCGCATGGCCCCCGACGGCTGGTACGATCCAAGAGCCGTGGAGGACGATTCGGAAGGAGACGACGAATTCTCTCCGCCCTCATCGCCCAGAATGATGTTCGGACGTGATCAGGCCAACTTCGTAATCTCCCCATCATTCCGCTCGCGCTCGGATTCATGTTCTACGCTGTCATCACCTGGCGATACCGAAGTGGAGTCTCCGCGGGTCTCCTTGCATCAGCCCGGGACCCCGACGTCACGGCCTGTCTCCAAAGCAACTCAAGATAGCGGTAAACATTTCCCTCCAACGATCTCACAAGCCCTATCTACCTTGCAACGTGACAACAACAAGGTTCAATTGTTGCATTTGGAAATCAATGACTCGCCTGACGATATCGGATTAGGTCATCTTGAACGTCTCCGACCTTGGCGTTGGAGTATGGATATATGA
- a CDS encoding protein ERV29 (COG:U;~EggNog:ENOG410PHWF;~InterPro:IPR002995;~PFAM:PF02077;~TransMembrane:8 (i60-78o98-118i125-144o150-169i189-207o213-233i240-259o271-291i);~go_component: GO:0016021 - integral component of membrane [Evidence IEA]), whose product MAQIRGTAGYNFGHQNPFGGPGRVEATSDPSPLDAVREQTSKIEDWLDTMSDPVKPYLPAIGRFLIVVTFIEDSLRMITQWNDQLLYLRDYRKIPWGVTHTFLIVNMIAMAACSFMVIARRHTEYAVGGLLAVVIVQGLGYGLIFDLNFFLRNLSVVGGLLMVLSDSWVRKKFVPAGLPQLDEKDRKMYVQFAGRVLLIFLFIGFVFSGQWSLWRIIVSLFGFVACVMVIVGFKAKWSAIMLVVLLSVFNVLVNNFWTLHPHHPHKDFAKYDFFQILSIVGGLLLLVNMGPGQLSMDEKKKVY is encoded by the exons ATGGCACAAATCCGTGGCACTGCAGGCTACAATTTCGGCCACCAGAACCCCTTTGGGGGTCCTGGTCGGGTAGAGGCAACGAGCGATCCCAGTCCCCTGGATGCTGTCCGCGAACAGACGAGCAAAATTGAGGATTGGCTGGACACCATGTCCGACCCTGTCAAGCC GTATCTGCCAGCCATTGGTCGCTTTCTGATCGTCGTCACCTTCATTGAGGACAGTCTACGCATGATTACCCAATGGAACGACCAACTCTTGTACCTTCGTGATTACCGGAAGA TTCCCTGGGGAGTCACGCATACCTTCCTTATCGTCAACATGATCGCAATGGCAGCTTGCTCGTTCATGGTCATTGCCCGTAGACACACGGAGTACGCTGTTGGCGGTCTCTTGGCTGTCGTCATTGTTCAGGGTCTCGGTTACGGATTGATCTTCgacctcaacttcttcctccgcaaCCTGAGTGTCGTCGGTGGCTTGCTCATGGTTCTCTCCGACTCGTGGGTGCGCAAGAAGTTCGTCCCCGCCGGTCTTCCCCAGCTCGATGAGAAGGATCGCAAGATGTACGTCCAGTTCGCTGGTCGtgtgttgttgatcttcctcttcatcgggTTCGTCTTCTCGGGCCAGTGGAGTCTCTGGCGCATCATCGTCAGCCTGTTCGGCTTCGTCGCGTGTGTCATGGTCATTGTTGGCTTCAAGGCCAAGTGGAGTGCGATCATGCTGGTTGTGTTGCTGAGTGTGTTCAACGTCCTGGTCAACAACTTCTGGACT CTtcacccccaccaccctcacAAGGACTTCGCCAAGTacgacttcttccagatcctGTCCATTGT CGGaggtcttctcctcctggtCAACATGGGCCCCGGCCAATTGAGtatggacgagaagaagaaggtctaCTAA
- a CDS encoding U6 snRNA-associated Sm-like protein LSm8 (COG:A;~EggNog:ENOG410PR0R;~InterPro:IPR034103,IPR010920,IPR001163;~PFAM:PF01423;~go_component: GO:0005688 - U6 snRNP [Evidence IEA];~go_component: GO:0046540 - U4/U6 x U5 tri-snRNP complex [Evidence IEA];~go_process: GO:0000398 - mRNA splicing, via spliceosome [Evidence IEA]): MSLHSYINKKVCILTVDGRTLLGTLLSTDQLTNLVLLDTIERIIRTPDDPEPSSQIEHGLYLIRGDNVVLCGEVDEAIDNDIDWTKVRGEVVKGTKNA; encoded by the exons ATGTCGCTTCACTCTTATATCAACA AGAAAGTATGCATCCTGACGGTTGACGGCCGCACTCTGCTGGGAACATTACTCTCCACCGACCAGCTAACGAACCTGGTTCTCCTGGATACGATCGAGCGAATCATCCGGACCCCCGACGACCCAGAACCCAGCTCCCAGATTGAGCATGGGCTGTATCTGATCCGAGGCGACAACGTCGTATTATGCGGAGAGGTTGACGAAGCCATTGACAACGATATCGACTGGACGAAGGTCAGGGGAGAAGTGGTCAAAGGCACCAAGAACGCATGA
- the CRP74 gene encoding 60S ribosomal protein uL1 (BUSCO:EOG09264LBC;~COG:J;~EggNog:ENOG410PGQQ;~InterPro:IPR002143,IPR028364,IPR023674,IPR016095, IPR023673;~PFAM:PF00687;~go_component: GO:0015934 - large ribosomal subunit [Evidence IEA];~go_function: GO:0003723 - RNA binding [Evidence IEA];~go_function: GO:0003735 - structural constituent of ribosome [Evidence IEA];~go_process: GO:0006412 - translation [Evidence IEA]), translated as MSKITVAGVRQNIEQLLNYSQNEKKRNFLETVELQIGLKNYDPQRDKRFSGTIKLPTVPRPNMTICVLGDQHDLDRAKHHGIDAMSADDLKKLNKNKKLIKKLARKYDAFLASDTLIKQIPRLLGPGLSKAGKFPTPVSHAEDMANKVNEVKSTIKFQLKKVLCLGVAVGNVGMTEDELVANTMLAINYLVSLLKKGWQNVGSLVLKATMSPPKRLY; from the exons ATGTCTAAGATCACAGTCG CCGGAGTGCGCCAGAACATCGAGCAGCTGCTCAACTACTCTcagaatgagaagaagaggaacttcCTCGAGACCGTCGAGCTTCAGATCGGTCTGAAGAACTACGACCCCCAGCGTGACAAGCGTTTCTCTGGTACCATCAAGCTGCCTACCGTTCCCCGTCCCAACATGACCATCTG TGTTCTTGGTGACCAGCACGATCTCGACCGTGCCAAGCACCACGGCATTGACGCCATGTCCGCCGACGacctgaagaagctgaacaagaacaagaagctcaTCAAGAAGCTTGCTCGCAAGTACGATGCTTTCCTTGCTTCCGACACCCTCATCAAGCAGATTCCCCGTCTCTTGGGTCCTGGTCTCTCCAAGG CCGGTAAATTCCCTACCCCCGTCTCTCACGCCGAGGACATGGCCAACAAGGTCAACGAGGTCAAGTCTACCATCAAGTTCCAGCTTAAGAAGGTTCTCTGCCTCGGTGTTGCCGTCGGCAACGTTGGTATGACTGAGGACGAGCTCGTCGCCAACACCATGCTCGCCATCAACTACCTTGTCTCCCTGCTTAAGAAGGGTTGGCAGAACGTTGGTAGCCTTGTCCTCAAGGCTACCATGTCTCCCCCTAAGCGTCTGTACTAA
- a CDS encoding uncharacterized protein (COG:S;~EggNog:ENOG410PJM2;~TransMembrane:2 (i296-317o329-352i)) has translation MLPTRGIALRGHNSSRSQALASQICQLSAPPVPLHQSVRSYASSPLTRNARPGQLRPQRSPKSFLTSTTYAPTPRRFESTKSGHLTPADFEEAVDQIAHECSELSETDSVPPNDKVVQLLQKCQRIAEVMVHPEQDTGKSQQPDEISSLLDLEEGKNAATRKQKQQTTTTLPRKTPEQIIDQLCKSVHDLLTDEKVFISPEALTCYTKIHAMLKRPDHFPEIFHLYANKPVPEENSSPVRYHKAKPKSINSAVPVELADMALDVAIAQRNLSLVLAIIDTTYSTPAFRRAKVFKRAAVPLGGIAAAPAACYTLASWASTLQNTMDPSTATGIAFAAGLAYMGGVTSVGILAITTANDQMERVTWQPGVPLRHRWAREEERAAFDKVALAWGFKDIYMRGEEEGEEWESLREFIGMRGMILDRTELMPGMQ, from the coding sequence atgCTCCCGACAAGAGGCATTGCCCTCAGAGGCCACAACAGCTCTCGGTCGCAAGCTCTAGCCAGCCAGATCTGCCAATTATCCGCACCTCCTGTGCCCCTTCATCAATCCGTACGATCCTATGCATCCAGTCCGTTGACCCGGAACGCGCGCCCAGGCCAATTGCGACCCCAGAGAAGCCCGAAAAGCTTCTTGACTTCGACTACATACGCACCTACCCCTAGGAGATTTGAGTCTACCAAATCCGGCCACCTCACACCAGCGGActtcgaagaagctgtggACCAGATCGCCCACGAATGTTCCGAACTCAGCGAAACGGACTCTGTGCCCCCCAACGACAAGGTCGTGCAACTGCTACAAAAATGCCAACGAATTGCCGAAGTTATGGTCCACCCGGAGCAGGACACCGGCAAGAGCCAACAACCAGACGAGATTTCATCCCTCCTAGATctagaggaagggaagaacgCCGCTACCCGGAAACAAAAGCAGCAAACTACCACCACACTGCCCCGAAAGACCCCCGAACAGATCATTGATCAGCTCTGCAAATCCGTCCATGACCTCTTGACAGACGAGAAAGTGTTCATCTCCCCCGAAGCCCTGACCTGTTACACCAAAATCCACGCTATGCTCAAACGTCCCGACCACTTCCCGGAGATCTTCCATCTATACGCCAACAAACCAGTCCCCGAGGAGAACAGCTCCCCTGTCCGATACCACAAGGCCAAACCTAAGAGTATCAACAGTGCTGTGCCCGTCGAGCTCGCGGACATGGCTCTCGATGTCGCTATCGCCCAGCGCAACCTCTCGCTAGTGTTGGCCATCATCGACACCACCTATAGCACCCCGGCGTTCCGTCGTGCCAAGGTCTTCAAGAGGGCAGCTGTTCCGTTGGGTGGAATCGCTGCTGCGCCTGCGGCTTGCTATACCCTTGCTTCGTGGGCCTCAACGCTGCAGAACACTATGGATCCGAGCACAGCGACGGGTATCGCTTTCGCGGCGGGTCTGGCATACATGGGGGGAGTCACGTCGGTTGGAATTTTGGCCATCACGACGGCGAATGACCAGATGGAGCGGGTGACTTGGCAACCGGGTGTGCCGCTGCGACACCGTTGGGCCCGTGAAGAGGAGCGGGCTGCCTTCGACAAGGTTGCGCTTGCATGGGGGTTTAAGGATATCTACATgcgaggtgaagaggaaggcgaggagtgGGAGAGTCTCCGAGAATTCATCGGCATGAGGGGAATGATTCTGGACCGGACGGAGTTGATGCCTGGAATGCAATGA
- a CDS encoding uncharacterized protein (COG:S;~EggNog:ENOG410PR78;~SECRETED:SignalP(1-19)) — MMNPYISWALLLVVAGGLGWYYNGPNPKHKTPIKPVVEKTEPAPAAKKPKRKTKKSPEPTPAPSKPVEEKPAVQPAVTKSEEADEEIDKKEMAKRFAAVKNGTPVQSSGSASAGGSKSQKKKKTKAAQVENGERSTSRVSTRTSSTTGADADDDLSPAGSPMVNATTGSAGYVSDMLEEPAPGASVLRVTGAVSSDATKKQKPQSFKQVETKKQRQQRLKNEARKQQVQEAEEQRRKLLEKQLHMAREAERREAGIKPAPPPTNAWQTKAAPAVTNGTPKVAPSPKVELLDTFESETPAAQAAPKKEWDSGLPSEEEQMRILGVQDQWTTVSSKKTKKKGGKTDESEASAPESQPAPVAAAPAPVEQPKVKVTPTYLPDVLRSNVKGHPLDSDWAA, encoded by the coding sequence ATGATGAACCCTTACATCAGTTGGGCTCTCCTGCTCGTCGTGGCAGGTGGCCTGGGCTGGTACTACAATGGCCCGAACCCCAAGCACAAGACCCCTATAAAGCCCGTCGTGGAAAAGACGGAGCCTGCGCCGGCCGCAAAGAAGCCTAAGCGCAAGACCAAGAAGTCCCCGGAACCTACACCTGCCCCTAGCAAGCCCGTTGAGGAGAAGCCCGCCGTCCAGCCTGCTGTTACGAAGTCTGAGGaggcggatgaggagatcgACAAGAAGGAAATGGCCAAGCGTTTTGCCGCCGTGAAGAATGGAACTCCCGTGCAGTCTAGTGGCAGCGCCAGCGCTGGTGGTAGCAAgtcccagaagaagaagaagaccaaggccgcTCAGGTTGAGAACGGCGAGCGCTCTACCTCTCGTGTCTCTACTCGCACCTCGTCCACTACCGGAGCCGACGCCGACGATGATCTCTCCCCCGCTGGCTCTCCCATGGTGAACGCCACTACTGGTTCCGCTGGATACGTTTCGGATATGCTTGAAGAGCCCGCTCCGGGCGCGTCGGTTCTCCGTGTCACCGGTGCTGTGTCCTCGGATGccaccaagaagcagaagccccAGTCCTTCAAGCAGGTTGAGACCAAGAAGCAGCGTCAGCAGCGTTTGAAGAACGAGGCCCGCAAGCAGCAGGTCCAGGAGGCTGAGGAGCAGAGACGTAAATTGCTCGAGAAGCAGCTCCACATGGCTCGCGAAGCTGAACGCCGTGAGGCTGGCATCAAGCCGGCTCCTCCCCCGACCAACGCTTGGCAGACCAAGGCTGCTCCCGCAGTCACCAACGGCACCCCCAAGGTGGCCCCCTCCCCGAAGGTGGAATTGTTGGATACCTTTGAGTCCGAAACTCCCGCCGCTCAGGCTGCCCCCAAGAAGGAATGGGACTCCGGTCTTCCTtccgaggaggagcagatgCGCATTCTCGGTGTCCAGGACCAGTGGACCACCGTTTCcagcaagaagaccaagaagaagggaggtAAGACTGACGAGAGCGAGGCTAGCGCTCCTGAAAGCCAGCCCGctcctgttgctgctgctcccgcCCCTGTTGAGCAGCCCAAGGTCAAGGTGACGCCCACCTATCTTCCCGATGTCCTTCGCTCGAATGTCAAGGGCCACCCTCTGGACTCCGACTGGGCTGCTTAA